The bacterium nucleotide sequence GCGTCCGTCGACGCGCTTGTCGCCGAGGTGAGCAAGGTCATTGTCGGGCAGCGTTCCATGGTCGAACGCATCGTCGTCGGCATGCTTTGCGGCGAGCATATCCTGCTCGAGGGCGTGCCGGGTCTCGCGAAAACGCTCGCCGTCAACACCTTCGCCCACGCGATCTCCGGGAGCTTCGCGCGCGTGCAGTTCACGCCGGATTTGCTGCCCGCGGACCTTGTCGGCACGTTGATCTTCGATCAGAAGACGGGCGAGTTCAACGCGAAGAAGGGTCCGCTGTTCGCGAACCTCGTGCTCGCCGACGAGATCAACCGCGCGCCCGCCAAGGTGCAGTCGGCGCTGCTCGAGGCGATGCAGGAGCACCAGATCACGCTTGGCGACCACACGTTCGTCCTTCCCAAACCCTTTCTGGTCTTCGCGACGCAAAACCCCATCGAACAGCAGGGCACCTACCCGTTGCCCGAGGCGCAGGTCGACCGCTTCATGCTGAAGCTGCGCGTCTCGTATCCGTCGCGCCAGGAGGAAAGGGAGATCATCCGCCGCTACTCCGGCGGCGATGTGCCCGAGGTTCGCGCCCTGATGACGCCCGAACGCATCATGGAACTGCGGCAGCTCGTGCGCCGCATTTACGTGGACGAAAAAATCACCTCGTACATCCTCGACATCGTGTTCGCCACGCGCGAGCCCGCCGCGTTGGGCATGGATTTTCTCGCGCCGCTCATTAATCTCGGCGCAAGCCCGCGCGCGAGCCTTTACCTCACCGCCGCGGCGAAGGCGTACGCGTTTTTGAACCACCGTGGATTCGTCATCGCCGACGACGTGCACACCATCGCGCCGGATGTGCTGCGTCACCGGATCATCGGCACGTACGAGGCCGAGGCCGAGGGCATGACGTCCGACGACATCGTCGCCCGCGTCCTGGAAAAGGTGCAAAAGCCGTGAGCGCGAGGATTGAGGATCGAGGATTGAGGATCGAGGCCATCGCAGTCGCTGTTGCGATGACCTTCGATTCTTGCAGCCTTTCAGCCTTTCAGCCTTTTTAAATGCTCCCCAAAGACCTTCTCCGCAAAATCCGCCGCATCGAAATCCGCACGCGGCGCCACGTCGACGAAACGTTCGCCGGGCAATACCACTCCGTCTTCAAGGGGCGCGGCATCGAGTTTGCCGAGGTGCGCGAGTACCAGGCGGGCGACGACGTGCGCTCGATCGACTGGAACGTCACCGCGCGCATGGGGCGTCCGTACCTCAAGCTCTTCGAGGAAGAGCGCGAGCTGACCGTCATGATCGCCGCGGACATCTCGCGTTCGATGGAGACCGGCTCGCGGGCGGAAACCAAGCGCGAAACGGCCGCAACCGTCGCCGCGATCGTCGCGCTGTCCGCGGTGCGTAATCAGGACAAGGTCGGCGCGCTGCTTTTTTCGGGCGACGTGCACAGCTTCGTGCCGCCGGGAAAA carries:
- a CDS encoding MoxR family ATPase; this translates as MNLPPDIQSLNEEVTVAAASVDALVAEVSKVIVGQRSMVERIVVGMLCGEHILLEGVPGLAKTLAVNTFAHAISGSFARVQFTPDLLPADLVGTLIFDQKTGEFNAKKGPLFANLVLADEINRAPAKVQSALLEAMQEHQITLGDHTFVLPKPFLVFATQNPIEQQGTYPLPEAQVDRFMLKLRVSYPSRQEEREIIRRYSGGDVPEVRALMTPERIMELRQLVRRIYVDEKITSYILDIVFATREPAALGMDFLAPLINLGASPRASLYLTAAAKAYAFLNHRGFVIADDVHTIAPDVLRHRIIGTYEAEAEGMTSDDIVARVLEKVQKP